The Girardinichthys multiradiatus isolate DD_20200921_A chromosome Y, DD_fGirMul_XY1, whole genome shotgun sequence genome has a window encoding:
- the LOC124864531 gene encoding transmembrane protein 98-like isoform X2: METVVIVAIGVLATIFLASFVALVVVCRHRYCHPHDLLHHFDCKPTVDLIGAMETQSEPSELELDDVVITNPHIEAILENEDWIEDASGLVSHCISILKICHTLTEKLVAMTMGSGAKVKAPASLSDIITVAKRISPRVDDVVRSMYPPLDPILLDARATALLLSVSHLVLVTRNACHMSGSMDWIDQSLHAAEDHMVVLREAALASEPERIRPGADAQREQAI, translated from the exons ATGGAGACAGTGGTGATCGTGGCCATAGGGGTGTTGGCCACCATCTTCCTGGCCTCCTTCGTTGCTCTGGTGGTGGTGTGCAGACATCGCTACTGCCACCCTCACGACCTGCTGCACCACTTCGACTGCAA GCCCACAGTGGATCTGATTGGAGCCATGGAGACACAGAGTGAGCCCTCGGAGCTGGAGTTGGATGATGTGGTCATCACAAACCCTCACATCGAAGCCATCTTGGAGAATGAGGACTGGATCGAGGATGCATC CGGCTTGGTGTCACACTGTATCTCTATTCTAAAG ATCTGCCACACTTTGACTGAAAAGTTGGTGGCCATGACAATGGGATCAGGGGCAAAGGTCAAAGCACCCGCCAGTTTGAGTGACATCATTACAGTGGCCAAACGGATTAGTCCAAG AGTGGACGATGTGGTCAGGTCTATGTACCCACCTCTGGATCCAATCCTCCTGGATGCCAG AGCCACTGCTTTACTCCTTTCAGTCAGCCACCTGGTGCTGGTGACCCGCAACGCCTGTCACATGTCTGGCAGCATGGACTGGATTGACCAGTCGCTTCACGCGGCGGAAGACCACATGGTGGTTTTGCGTGAGGCGGCACTGGCTTCTGAACCAGAGCGAATCCGACCTGGAGCTGATGCTCAGAGAGAACAGGCCATTTGA
- the LOC124864531 gene encoding transmembrane protein 98-like isoform X1: MYNQRLWDLGFSMETVVIVAIGVLATIFLASFVALVVVCRHRYCHPHDLLHHFDCKPTVDLIGAMETQSEPSELELDDVVITNPHIEAILENEDWIEDASGLVSHCISILKICHTLTEKLVAMTMGSGAKVKAPASLSDIITVAKRISPRVDDVVRSMYPPLDPILLDARATALLLSVSHLVLVTRNACHMSGSMDWIDQSLHAAEDHMVVLREAALASEPERIRPGADAQREQAI; this comes from the exons ATGTACAA TCAGAGGCTGTGGGACTTAGGGTTCTCCATGGAGACAGTGGTGATCGTGGCCATAGGGGTGTTGGCCACCATCTTCCTGGCCTCCTTCGTTGCTCTGGTGGTGGTGTGCAGACATCGCTACTGCCACCCTCACGACCTGCTGCACCACTTCGACTGCAA GCCCACAGTGGATCTGATTGGAGCCATGGAGACACAGAGTGAGCCCTCGGAGCTGGAGTTGGATGATGTGGTCATCACAAACCCTCACATCGAAGCCATCTTGGAGAATGAGGACTGGATCGAGGATGCATC CGGCTTGGTGTCACACTGTATCTCTATTCTAAAG ATCTGCCACACTTTGACTGAAAAGTTGGTGGCCATGACAATGGGATCAGGGGCAAAGGTCAAAGCACCCGCCAGTTTGAGTGACATCATTACAGTGGCCAAACGGATTAGTCCAAG AGTGGACGATGTGGTCAGGTCTATGTACCCACCTCTGGATCCAATCCTCCTGGATGCCAG AGCCACTGCTTTACTCCTTTCAGTCAGCCACCTGGTGCTGGTGACCCGCAACGCCTGTCACATGTCTGGCAGCATGGACTGGATTGACCAGTCGCTTCACGCGGCGGAAGACCACATGGTGGTTTTGCGTGAGGCGGCACTGGCTTCTGAACCAGAGCGAATCCGACCTGGAGCTGATGCTCAGAGAGAACAGGCCATTTGA